A genomic stretch from Sceloporus undulatus isolate JIND9_A2432 ecotype Alabama chromosome 5, SceUnd_v1.1, whole genome shotgun sequence includes:
- the SOCS2 gene encoding suppressor of cytokine signaling 2: MTLSSEGNERAGGGTHWTEAPDQVAGLDSAMRELRCTGWYWGNMSIAEAKEKLQDTSEGTFLVRDSSHSEYLLTISVKTSAGPTNLRIEFQDGKFRLDSLVCVRSRLRQFDSVVHLIEYYVLMCKDRRTVSEMPSNGSVHLYLNKPLYHSTPSLQHHCRIAINRYTNEIQELPLPTRLKEFLKEYQYQV; encoded by the exons ATGACCCTCTCCTCGGAGGGCAACGAAAGGGCCGGAGGAGGGACCCACTGGACAGAGGCCCCTGACCAAGTGGCGGGCCTGGACTCGGCCATGAGGGAACTCAGGTGCACAG GTTGGTACTGGGGTAACATGAGTATTGCAGAAGCCAAAGAAAAATTACAAGATACATCTGAAGGAACTTTCCTGGTCAGAGACAGTTCTCACTCTGAATACCTGCTCACTATTTCTGTGAAAACATCAGCAGGACCTACCAACTTGCGCATTGAATTTCAAGATGGCAAATTCCGATTGGATTCTCTTGTCTGTGTTCGATCAAGACTTCGACAGTTTGACAGTGTGGTTCATTTGATTGAATACTATGTTCTTATGTGCAAGGACAGAAGAACAGTTTCTGAAATGCCTTCCAATGGATCAGTTCATCTTTACCTGAATAAACCCCTCTATCATTCAACTCCGTCTCTACAGCACCACTGTAGAATAGCTATAAACAGATACACAAATGAAATCCAGGAACTTCCTCTACCAACAAGACTGAAGGAATTCTTGAAAGAATATCAGTATCAGGTATAA